The Candidatus Zixiibacteriota bacterium genome includes a region encoding these proteins:
- a CDS encoding PorV/PorQ family protein, which yields MIKRILVGWFVLVLLTALIGRVSVAAPDGGRTAADFLQIGVLANSAAMGGAYSAVAEGAGACFTNPAGLAATTRPEVLLSHFSWYQSLNLEHGSVALPLTNRLVLGGAITFLSYGSMEGYDRDGAPTGNISAYDWAGGVTVGYQTGVGLAVGVTGKFINQKLADANASTFAADIGARYQLGKFIFGATATNLGGTMQFYSTKEKLPTSTRIGVAVAPFGNSFLTSVDLEKKAYGETVIHHGGQFAYRDQYFVRAGYNYYPDRDYRSLGTGVSFGGGIRFGGLTIDYAFTPGDSQVADDLHRFSLGIALTR from the coding sequence GTGATTAAGCGGATTTTAGTCGGCTGGTTCGTTCTGGTCCTCCTCACAGCGCTTATAGGCAGGGTGTCGGTTGCGGCGCCTGATGGCGGACGTACCGCCGCTGACTTTCTACAGATCGGTGTTCTGGCCAACAGTGCCGCCATGGGGGGCGCGTACAGCGCAGTGGCTGAAGGAGCAGGAGCCTGTTTTACCAATCCTGCCGGGCTCGCGGCGACAACGCGTCCTGAGGTGCTTCTGTCACATTTCTCCTGGTACCAGAGCTTGAATCTAGAGCACGGTTCGGTCGCGCTTCCTCTGACCAATCGTCTTGTGCTCGGGGGCGCCATCACGTTTCTCAGCTACGGCAGCATGGAAGGATATGACCGCGATGGAGCCCCAACCGGGAATATCAGTGCCTATGACTGGGCCGGCGGTGTTACGGTGGGATACCAGACTGGTGTCGGGCTGGCCGTGGGTGTTACAGGGAAGTTCATCAATCAGAAATTGGCTGATGCCAATGCATCGACCTTCGCCGCAGACATCGGTGCGCGATATCAACTCGGCAAATTCATATTTGGCGCCACCGCGACGAATCTGGGTGGCACGATGCAGTTTTACAGTACCAAAGAGAAACTCCCCACCTCCACCCGGATAGGCGTGGCGGTAGCACCGTTTGGTAACTCATTCCTTACTTCAGTCGACCTGGAGAAGAAGGCGTACGGCGAAACCGTGATACATCATGGCGGCCAGTTCGCCTACCGCGATCAGTATTTCGTCCGCGCCGGCTACAACTACTATCCGGATCGCGACTACCGTTCCCTCGGCACGGGTGTTTCGTTTGGTGGCGGAATCCGTTTCGGCGGGCTTACCATCGACTATGCTTTCACGCCCGGCGATTCTCAGGTGGCCGATGACCTTCATCGGTTCTCCTTGGGCATTGCGTTGACGCGTTAA
- the surE gene encoding 5'/3'-nucleotidase SurE: MARKLILVTNDDGYRSDGINALFDVLSKKVDVYMVAPDREQSASSHSLTLNRPLRMHRLDKRRYATDGTPTDCVMLGLHLLFKRRRPDMIISGINHGGNMGDDITYSGTVAAAIEGAILKIPSIAVSMVQWEPTMSMVRAARFVARFADHYDALQLEASSFININLPPDNGRPYRKFEFTRQGVRLYKDVVIHKTDPRGRSYYWIGGRPQWKSTTQSDFEAVHRGVVSVTPMKIDFTDAIALQRLRDFKLRL, encoded by the coding sequence ATGGCCCGAAAGCTCATCCTGGTCACCAATGATGACGGCTATCGCTCCGATGGCATCAACGCGCTGTTCGATGTTCTTTCGAAGAAGGTTGATGTCTACATGGTAGCGCCGGATCGCGAGCAATCAGCCAGTTCCCATTCTCTGACGCTTAATCGGCCGCTCCGTATGCACCGGTTGGATAAGCGCCGCTACGCCACCGACGGCACACCCACGGATTGCGTCATGCTGGGGCTACATCTGCTGTTCAAGCGGCGACGTCCCGACATGATTATCTCCGGCATCAATCACGGAGGCAACATGGGGGACGACATCACCTATTCGGGAACGGTGGCGGCTGCTATCGAAGGGGCTATTCTCAAAATACCGTCCATCGCGGTGTCGATGGTGCAATGGGAGCCGACGATGTCTATGGTGCGTGCTGCGCGGTTCGTGGCGCGCTTCGCGGACCATTATGACGCGCTTCAGCTCGAGGCTTCAAGCTTCATCAATATCAATTTGCCGCCCGACAATGGCAGACCATATCGTAAATTCGAATTCACCCGCCAGGGAGTCCGCCTGTACAAGGATGTCGTGATACACAAGACCGATCCGCGAGGTCGGTCATACTATTGGATTGGCGGCAGACCCCAGTGGAAAAGCACTACCCAGTCCGATTTTGAGGCGGTCCACCGCGGGGTGGTTTCAGTAACTCCAATGAAGATCGACTTCACTGACGCCATAGCCCTTCAACGCCTGCGCGATTTCAAATTGCGACTTTAG
- a CDS encoding TIGR00725 family protein, with product MTPYRKPVIAVVGAGKSSKKLRDEAAEIGRYVAEHGGVIVCGGLGGVMEGAARGAKEAGGTTIGIIPGENKSTANDFIDYVIPTGFGEARNILVIRSADAVIALPGKYGTLTEMAFAMIFGKPLVSVGAWKMGDEVIQVESPTEAARLALELATKSL from the coding sequence ATGACTCCCTATCGCAAGCCGGTAATTGCCGTCGTTGGGGCCGGCAAAAGCTCCAAAAAACTGCGGGACGAGGCCGCTGAGATTGGCCGCTATGTTGCCGAACATGGCGGGGTCATCGTCTGTGGCGGGCTCGGCGGCGTCATGGAGGGAGCCGCCCGCGGCGCTAAAGAGGCTGGAGGCACAACCATTGGCATAATCCCCGGCGAAAACAAATCCACCGCTAACGATTTCATCGATTATGTAATCCCCACCGGTTTCGGCGAGGCGCGCAACATTTTGGTTATCCGCTCTGCCGATGCTGTGATCGCGCTCCCCGGGAAATACGGCACGCTCACCGAAATGGCCTTTGCCATGATCTTTGGCAAGCCCTTGGTTTCGGTCGGCGCCTGGAAGATGGGAGATGAGGTCATCCAGGTGGAATCCCCGACCGAGGCAGCCCGACTGGCGTTGGAGCTGGCGACTAAGAGTCTATGA
- a CDS encoding M48 family metallopeptidase has protein sequence MFKLRRVPVFALVFLSLILACTTTGPGGKKSFIVIPTSQEVTIGQGMAHEVEQTEKTLPDTLWQNYLARVGRKITSVCDRNDLEYHFKVIESDQINAFAAPGGYVYFYTGLLREMHSEAEMAAVMAHEISHVVGRHGIKRLQATLGVALAYQLAFGDGGSQAVNTAVGVGMGLIFAGYSRDNEREADRFGIQYMVKAGYDPQGAVAMFNTLARLGGSGSNNVYEKLSSSHPETAERIQNAEAEIAAMQPLPSGLTSGGTKYAEMLKRLPPKAPAKK, from the coding sequence ATGTTCAAGCTGCGCCGAGTGCCGGTTTTCGCCTTGGTGTTCCTCTCGCTGATACTTGCCTGCACCACCACCGGACCGGGCGGCAAGAAGTCGTTTATCGTCATCCCTACCAGCCAGGAAGTAACCATAGGACAGGGAATGGCGCATGAGGTCGAACAGACCGAGAAAACTCTCCCGGATACTCTCTGGCAGAACTACCTTGCGCGCGTCGGACGGAAAATCACGTCGGTCTGCGATCGCAACGATCTGGAATACCATTTCAAGGTCATCGAGTCCGACCAGATCAATGCCTTCGCCGCTCCCGGCGGGTATGTCTATTTCTATACCGGTCTGCTTCGCGAGATGCACTCCGAGGCGGAAATGGCTGCAGTCATGGCTCACGAGATTTCCCACGTGGTGGGGCGGCACGGCATCAAGAGACTGCAGGCGACACTCGGTGTTGCCTTGGCCTATCAATTAGCGTTTGGCGATGGAGGAAGTCAGGCCGTAAATACGGCTGTCGGCGTTGGCATGGGGCTTATTTTCGCAGGCTACTCACGTGACAACGAACGCGAGGCGGATCGCTTCGGCATCCAATACATGGTCAAAGCCGGCTATGATCCACAGGGTGCAGTTGCCATGTTCAACACGTTGGCCCGCCTCGGTGGTTCGGGCTCAAACAATGTCTACGAAAAACTCAGCAGCTCCCACCCCGAGACCGCCGAGCGTATCCAGAACGCTGAAGCCGAGATCGCAGCGATGCAACCGCTCCCTTCCGGTCTGACTTCAGGTGGCACCAAATACGCCGAAATGCTTAAACGCCTCCCGCCCAAAGCTCCTGCCAAGAAGTGA
- a CDS encoding adenine phosphoribosyltransferase translates to MEELKQFIRTVPGFPKPGINFYDITTLFQNPRGFDMALDAMEKFVRSQRAEKILGVEARGFVLGAALADRLNLGFVPARKPGKLPHKTISQEYSLEYGTDKLELHADAVSKGERVMIVDDLIATGGTLVAACRLVEQLGGTVAGISSVIALTFLPFKEKLARYPVHYLVSYDSE, encoded by the coding sequence ATGGAAGAACTAAAGCAATTTATCCGAACCGTCCCGGGTTTCCCCAAGCCGGGGATCAATTTCTACGATATCACCACTCTGTTCCAAAACCCTCGAGGCTTCGATATGGCGCTCGATGCCATGGAGAAGTTCGTCCGTTCTCAGCGGGCCGAAAAGATTCTGGGGGTGGAGGCACGCGGCTTCGTACTCGGTGCCGCCCTGGCCGACCGTCTCAACCTTGGTTTCGTCCCGGCTCGCAAACCGGGCAAATTGCCGCATAAGACTATTTCTCAGGAATACTCGCTTGAGTACGGCACTGACAAACTGGAGCTGCATGCCGATGCCGTTTCCAAGGGCGAACGAGTGATGATCGTCGACGATCTCATCGCCACCGGTGGCACGTTGGTGGCCGCCTGCCGTCTCGTGGAGCAACTGGGCGGGACCGTGGCCGGTATCTCCAGCGTGATTGCCCTGACGTTTCTTCCTTTTAAGGAGAAACTGGCTCGCTATCCGGTGCACTACCTGGTCTCCTACGACTCTGAGTAG
- a CDS encoding tetratricopeptide repeat protein — protein MQNKVKLTRRQIKEDKFATFMLASKDRIMDNWQFYVIGAIVVVLLVVAVTYFIQTRGSSTIEAGTKLANALMDYRQGNNQVAILGLNQVVEDYSSDPAAEQATFLLGKVNFAQRNYPEAIRYYDMYLAKYKDNQLYRAAALAGIAACQENQGNYSEAAAKYLAAFEAYSDGPLAGDYNLSAMRCYLNIGDDAKAKARLDDISTRYKGTEIVSRALELYAEKGHGQTGS, from the coding sequence ATGCAGAACAAGGTCAAACTCACCAGACGGCAGATCAAAGAGGACAAATTCGCGACCTTCATGCTGGCGTCCAAAGACCGCATCATGGACAACTGGCAGTTCTATGTCATCGGCGCGATTGTTGTGGTCCTCCTGGTGGTGGCGGTGACCTACTTCATTCAGACCCGCGGCAGCAGCACCATCGAGGCCGGAACCAAGCTGGCCAACGCGCTCATGGATTATCGACAGGGGAATAACCAGGTGGCAATCCTCGGGCTGAATCAGGTGGTCGAGGACTACAGCAGCGATCCTGCCGCCGAGCAGGCCACTTTCCTCCTGGGCAAAGTGAATTTCGCCCAGCGCAACTACCCCGAGGCGATCCGGTATTATGACATGTACCTCGCCAAGTATAAAGACAACCAGCTTTATCGCGCTGCTGCCCTGGCCGGCATAGCGGCCTGCCAGGAAAACCAGGGGAACTACAGCGAGGCCGCCGCCAAATATCTCGCCGCGTTTGAGGCATATTCCGATGGCCCGCTCGCCGGTGACTATAACCTCTCGGCGATGCGCTGCTATCTTAACATTGGAGATGACGCCAAAGCCAAGGCGCGTCTCGATGACATATCCACCAGGTACAAAGGGACCGAAATCGTCTCCCGCGCCCTGGAGTTGTACGCCGAAAAGGGACACGGCCAGACCGGTTCATAA
- a CDS encoding sugar transferase — MENRVERSNIQSETTVALRQDQYLYGSASGISIPRPLSVPVPPSGLVDQLRFLAGEVYGILFVLVSTAYIFAMPTSLTRPGQLKAMVNGFLKRALDIVGAATGIILCFPIWLVIPVLIKLDSPGPVFYTQARVGVNRRRRDRRAWQKAGVDNRRDADRRSEDYMGKPFQVIKFRTMVQDAESKSGPVWARKNDPRITRLGLLMRRTRLDEVPQFINILMGDMSLVGPRPERPHFVRDLSTRVTNYTERLDVRPGLTGLAQVENGYDLSVDSVQQKVRFDLEYIRTWSIWSDVKILARTVVVVVTGKGAC; from the coding sequence ATGGAAAATCGAGTAGAACGCTCCAATATCCAGTCCGAAACGACTGTCGCTCTTCGCCAGGATCAATACCTGTACGGGTCGGCGTCAGGCATATCGATCCCCAGGCCGCTGAGCGTACCGGTCCCGCCGAGTGGCCTGGTTGACCAGCTTCGATTTCTGGCAGGCGAGGTATACGGAATCTTGTTTGTACTCGTATCAACAGCGTATATTTTTGCGATGCCGACCTCGCTCACGAGGCCGGGCCAGTTGAAGGCTATGGTAAACGGTTTCCTCAAACGGGCTTTGGACATCGTTGGCGCGGCCACGGGCATTATCCTTTGCTTTCCGATCTGGTTGGTTATCCCCGTTCTCATTAAGCTCGATTCACCCGGTCCGGTGTTCTACACGCAGGCCCGGGTTGGCGTCAACCGCCGCCGTCGTGACCGCCGTGCCTGGCAGAAGGCCGGTGTGGACAACCGTCGCGACGCCGATCGGCGCAGTGAAGATTACATGGGGAAGCCTTTCCAGGTGATCAAATTCCGTACCATGGTACAGGATGCGGAATCCAAGTCCGGACCGGTATGGGCCCGCAAGAACGACCCGCGCATTACCCGGCTTGGGCTTCTCATGCGGCGGACCCGTCTGGATGAGGTGCCCCAGTTCATCAATATTCTCATGGGAGACATGTCGCTGGTCGGTCCCCGTCCGGAGCGCCCGCATTTCGTGCGTGACCTGTCAACACGCGTCACCAATTATACCGAGCGGCTCGATGTCCGCCCGGGGCTCACCGGTCTGGCCCAGGTTGAGAACGGCTACGACCTGTCGGTAGACTCCGTACAGCAGAAGGTCCGGTTCGACCTGGAGTATATCCGAACGTGGTCAATCTGGTCCGATGTCAAGATCCTGGCGCGGACTGTCGTTGTTGTTGTCACTGGGAAGGGTGCCTGCTGA
- a CDS encoding glycoside hydrolase family 57 protein — MTTSAPIKVAILWHMHQPNYREPGSDRLAMPWVRFHALKDYLDMPLLAAEFPNVKTTFNLVPSLLDQLELYQNGGVDRHLELSRLKPEDLNPSLKLEILDSFFSAFPENMIKPYSRYWELYNKARRSDGQKNILPALFSSVEMRDLQVWSNLVWIDPMFRQEEPLKTLFEKKKQFTEAEKEALLQWEIEYLHRIIPTYKRLMNEGRIEISFTPYYHPILPLLCDTNSALEASPGMRLPDKRFQHPEDADKQVAMAVDKFRALFGREMTGMWPSEGSVSEQVLDILHSRGIQWAASDEEILHHSLTKGGQTKISSPPHHVYEYRNGLRLFFRDHGLSDRIGFVYSGWKPERAVADFVNHLKLIRSALANELKDAVVPVILDGENCWEYYPNDGVEFLTLFYQTLGEDPEIELVTMSEAATKVTPRPLRSLFAGSWINHNFRIWIGHPEDNQAWDLLTRTRDTLERFAVEHPDFDKSKIARAWNQVFIAEGSDWCWWYGDEHHSPDRDQFDKIFRRHLVAVYELLGLEIPIDLLKPIIGGSVETYTVLPEAMVTASIDGRISHFYEWTGAGQFDCLKAGGAMHRVDRLIQRVWFAYDREQFYIRLDFADKKRLHLLTKPKLLVHLFTPGPLVMEVTGDKTGFSRGSAEAVKYACDDIMEIQISRPAIWPNGFGPLGFCVSLFEQEQRLEIWPEIEPIQLEIAEVNKETFWPL, encoded by the coding sequence GTGACCACATCGGCTCCAATCAAGGTCGCCATCCTTTGGCACATGCATCAACCCAACTATCGCGAGCCCGGCTCCGACCGGCTGGCGATGCCTTGGGTCCGCTTCCACGCCCTCAAAGATTATCTCGACATGCCGCTTCTGGCGGCCGAATTCCCGAACGTCAAGACCACCTTCAACTTGGTCCCATCCCTCCTGGATCAGTTGGAGTTATACCAAAACGGCGGTGTTGACCGTCATCTCGAACTCTCCCGCCTCAAACCCGAGGACCTGAACCCTTCGCTCAAGCTTGAGATTCTCGACAGTTTCTTCTCCGCCTTTCCGGAGAATATGATCAAGCCGTATTCGCGATATTGGGAGTTGTATAACAAGGCCCGACGAAGCGACGGCCAGAAAAACATCCTGCCGGCGCTCTTTTCATCGGTCGAGATGCGCGACCTGCAGGTCTGGTCGAATCTGGTCTGGATCGACCCGATGTTCCGTCAGGAAGAGCCGCTCAAGACCCTCTTCGAAAAAAAGAAGCAATTTACTGAGGCAGAGAAAGAAGCGCTGTTGCAGTGGGAGATTGAGTACCTGCACCGCATCATCCCGACGTACAAACGCCTCATGAATGAGGGGCGGATAGAAATCTCATTTACGCCTTATTACCACCCCATTCTCCCGTTGCTCTGTGATACGAACAGCGCCCTTGAGGCCTCGCCGGGCATGCGCCTGCCCGACAAGCGTTTTCAGCATCCGGAAGACGCCGACAAACAGGTGGCCATGGCGGTTGACAAGTTCCGTGCGCTGTTCGGCCGCGAGATGACAGGCATGTGGCCCTCGGAAGGGTCGGTGTCGGAACAGGTGCTCGACATACTTCACAGCCGGGGAATTCAATGGGCGGCCAGCGATGAGGAAATACTGCACCACTCCCTCACCAAAGGAGGACAGACCAAAATCTCCAGTCCTCCCCATCATGTGTATGAATACCGCAACGGTCTCCGGCTGTTTTTCCGCGACCACGGCCTGTCGGACCGGATCGGGTTCGTGTACTCCGGCTGGAAACCGGAACGCGCGGTGGCCGATTTCGTCAACCATCTCAAACTGATTCGCTCGGCACTGGCGAATGAACTGAAAGATGCGGTGGTACCGGTCATTCTCGATGGCGAAAACTGTTGGGAGTATTATCCGAACGATGGCGTCGAGTTCCTGACATTATTCTATCAGACGCTTGGTGAAGACCCCGAGATCGAATTGGTGACGATGTCCGAAGCTGCTACAAAGGTGACGCCAAGGCCGCTCCGGTCGCTCTTCGCCGGCTCGTGGATCAATCATAACTTCCGCATCTGGATCGGCCATCCTGAAGATAACCAGGCCTGGGACCTGCTCACCCGTACCCGGGATACGCTCGAACGATTCGCGGTCGAACATCCGGACTTCGATAAGTCCAAGATTGCCCGGGCATGGAACCAGGTATTCATAGCCGAGGGTTCGGATTGGTGCTGGTGGTACGGCGACGAACACCACAGCCCCGACCGAGACCAGTTCGACAAGATTTTCCGCCGTCACCTGGTGGCGGTGTACGAACTGCTTGGTCTGGAGATCCCTATCGATCTGCTCAAGCCGATCATCGGCGGGAGCGTCGAGACTTACACGGTGCTGCCGGAGGCAATGGTGACAGCCTCCATCGATGGCCGCATTTCGCATTTTTATGAGTGGACCGGCGCCGGTCAGTTCGACTGCCTCAAGGCCGGGGGCGCCATGCATCGGGTCGACCGGCTCATCCAGCGTGTCTGGTTCGCCTACGACCGCGAGCAGTTCTATATTCGCCTTGACTTCGCCGATAAAAAGCGTCTACACTTATTGACGAAACCGAAACTGCTGGTGCACCTGTTTACACCGGGCCCTCTGGTTATGGAAGTGACCGGCGATAAGACTGGATTCTCACGCGGCAGTGCGGAGGCTGTCAAGTATGCGTGCGACGATATCATGGAGATCCAGATCAGCCGCCCGGCGATCTGGCCCAATGGATTCGGACCGCTGGGGTTCTGCGTGAGTCTGTTCGAACAAGAACAACGACTGGAGATATGGCCCGAGATCGAGCCGATCCAGCTTGAGATCGCCGAAGTAAACAAGGAAACGTTCTGGCCGTTATAA
- a CDS encoding acylphosphatase, which yields MNDVGAEIRVRGQVQGVGYRHFVWTRANEIGLTGRVRNLSDGSVSIMAEGDRTLIETLIQELKVGPYSAIVSDVNVRWTKFTGNFHRFDITR from the coding sequence ATGAACGATGTCGGTGCCGAGATACGGGTTCGTGGCCAAGTACAGGGAGTGGGCTATCGCCATTTTGTCTGGACCAGGGCCAACGAAATTGGGCTGACCGGCCGGGTGAGGAATCTCTCTGATGGTTCCGTTTCCATTATGGCCGAGGGGGACCGAACGCTCATCGAGACGTTGATCCAAGAACTCAAGGTCGGACCATATAGCGCTATTGTCTCCGATGTCAACGTGCGCTGGACCAAATTCACGGGTAATTTCCATCGATTCGATATAACACGGTGA
- a CDS encoding glycosyltransferase family 2 protein, which translates to MQHAQAEFSALVVVPVYNAEKYLPELIRRIRQFVCDENLLLINDGSTDSSFELIKQANVNYISFPRNRGKGAALIAGFEYAVKHSYRSVLTIDADLQHAPERLPEFFALDNGRRVIIGTRKMDRKVMPFDRWLTNNLTSLIISVFSTQRVRDSQSGYRLIPCGLLKLLPLRTINYDLESEMLFKAGAIGCPVAEVNIPTIYEGSHSFINPFKDTLRFVRQIWRRIWC; encoded by the coding sequence ATGCAACATGCACAAGCAGAATTCTCAGCGCTCGTCGTGGTCCCGGTCTACAACGCGGAAAAGTACCTGCCGGAACTCATTCGGCGAATCCGCCAGTTTGTCTGTGACGAAAACCTCTTGCTGATAAACGATGGTTCCACCGACAGCAGTTTCGAACTGATCAAGCAGGCCAATGTCAACTATATCTCTTTCCCGCGCAATCGCGGCAAGGGAGCGGCACTGATAGCCGGATTCGAATACGCCGTCAAGCACAGCTATCGGTCTGTTCTTACCATTGATGCCGACCTGCAACATGCGCCGGAACGCCTGCCGGAGTTTTTCGCGCTCGATAACGGTCGACGGGTTATCATCGGCACCCGCAAGATGGACCGGAAGGTCATGCCGTTCGACCGCTGGCTGACCAATAACCTGACCTCGTTGATAATATCCGTGTTCTCGACTCAGCGGGTGCGCGACAGCCAGTCGGGCTATCGGCTGATACCATGCGGTCTGTTGAAATTACTACCGCTCCGAACGATTAACTATGACCTGGAATCCGAGATGTTGTTCAAAGCCGGGGCCATTGGTTGCCCCGTTGCCGAGGTGAACATCCCCACAATCTACGAGGGGTCTCACTCGTTCATCAATCCGTTCAAAGATACGCTTCGGTTTGTCCGGCAGATATGGCGGCGGATTTGGTGCTGA